From the genome of Sphingobacterium kitahiroshimense, one region includes:
- a CDS encoding linear amide C-N hydrolase, producing MKTFIKQIGSALILTATLIASSVEAEACTRVVYKGPNSTIITARSMDFSIPIPSNLWLFPRGIERDGSTGKNTIKWTSKYGSMTTSSWDIAISDGMNEKGLVANMLWLVSSKYPEFSKDIAGKNGLAVSLWAQYALDNFATVAEAVEHFKKEEFVVVTDFIPGTDKFTTVHLSMSDASGDNAILEYINGKLVIHHDPAYTVMTNDPIFEEQLAINEYWKGIPGSIFLPGTNRAADRYVRASYYIKAVPQTDDTRIAVASAFSVIRQCSVPYGISTEGFPNLSTTRWRTVSDQKNLVYYFEDALSPNAIWVDLKKLDFSKNGKIKKLALDKNQIYAGETSDKFLDAKPFVFQGI from the coding sequence ATGAAAACATTTATTAAACAAATTGGAAGCGCTTTGATTTTAACCGCAACTTTAATCGCCTCATCAGTAGAAGCAGAAGCTTGTACAAGAGTGGTTTATAAAGGTCCAAACAGCACAATTATTACAGCGCGAAGTATGGATTTTTCCATTCCTATTCCTTCTAACTTATGGCTATTCCCAAGAGGAATCGAGCGCGATGGAAGTACTGGAAAGAATACGATTAAATGGACTTCAAAATATGGGAGCATGACGACTAGTTCTTGGGACATTGCAATATCGGATGGGATGAATGAAAAGGGGCTGGTTGCTAATATGCTTTGGCTAGTAAGCTCTAAATATCCCGAATTTTCCAAAGATATTGCCGGGAAAAATGGCTTGGCTGTTTCACTATGGGCGCAATATGCCCTAGATAACTTCGCGACAGTAGCTGAAGCTGTCGAACATTTTAAGAAAGAAGAATTTGTTGTTGTTACAGACTTTATCCCAGGAACAGATAAGTTTACTACTGTCCATCTTTCTATGTCAGATGCAAGTGGGGACAATGCCATTCTTGAATACATTAACGGAAAATTAGTCATACACCACGATCCTGCTTACACTGTAATGACTAATGATCCGATTTTTGAAGAACAACTTGCGATAAATGAATATTGGAAAGGTATTCCTGGAAGTATATTTCTTCCTGGAACAAACCGTGCTGCGGATCGCTATGTAAGAGCGTCATATTATATTAAAGCTGTCCCGCAAACAGATGATACCAGAATTGCTGTAGCGAGTGCGTTTAGTGTCATTAGGCAATGTTCCGTACCTTACGGTATTTCTACTGAGGGTTTTCCTAATTTATCAACAACTAGATGGAGAACAGTTTCAGACCAAAAGAATCTGGTTTACTATTTTGAAGATGCACTAAGTCCGAATGCGATCTGGGTAGATTTGAAAAAATTGGATTTTAGCAAGAATGGAAAAATAAAAAAACTGGCATTGGATAAAAATCAAATTTATGCAGGAGAAACATCAGACAAATTTTTAGATGCTAAGCCTTTTGTATTTCAGGGAATATAA
- a CDS encoding peptide-N-glycosidase F-related protein: MKKYLLLLFTVLSFANVMAQKNTDVSFQLQGIVNIPTYDSTNRMIYLTYQSKGQAVLDSTVIKNNKFHFKSTADVDVRATLQFTKPNTSPNALADPNSLYLYLSQSIVNINAKGYLRKAIITGSTTNDDYMVFKKPYLKIDTALRLLGWEKRRVKPEDTNQSKIVDAKIDSVKNSKLAKLSEFLSTHITKPYAAEALQMYVSTDGSAFDLDKAQLFFDQLPKKQKIAVLGKDITASLIKLKQKIVTINILKNVDFFDGYAQTVTNSVPRGVTRITNSEYLYQLNPSEIKQIGNNLKIKVTIKAGCDNYDRIGRVTLVVMPKGEKFDKEKGERFEILRIMTPFMYRSRHPDHIPYEAQIDQMISTIKQTDKEMYLVTEVFGTTGAGQREVIGCDGSLLTFNVSVDLISDKKTTLSSEKAISLLSYYSLDGKDKTAGKNSKEVEFELPEDTKTTVLYLISSGHGAAEGGEEYNWRQHIIDLDAKEYIRIDMNQDCTPYEIYNTQPNGIYFGNISKERRSWCPGGPVPTRVINLGPLKKGKHSIKIAIPDAEFEKTESKYLVSAYLITQ; the protein is encoded by the coding sequence ATGAAAAAGTATTTATTGCTTTTGTTTACTGTCCTATCATTTGCAAACGTGATGGCGCAAAAGAACACAGATGTTTCCTTTCAATTACAGGGAATAGTCAACATACCAACTTATGATTCTACCAACCGAATGATTTATTTGACTTATCAAAGTAAAGGACAGGCAGTATTAGACAGTACAGTTATTAAAAACAACAAATTTCATTTTAAAAGTACTGCCGATGTAGATGTTCGTGCCACATTACAATTTACAAAGCCCAATACCTCACCCAATGCTTTAGCAGATCCTAATTCCTTATACTTATATCTTTCACAAAGCATCGTAAATATTAATGCAAAAGGCTACCTAAGAAAGGCAATAATTACAGGTTCAACCACCAACGATGATTATATGGTTTTCAAAAAACCTTATCTAAAGATAGACACTGCTTTAAGATTATTAGGATGGGAGAAGAGAAGAGTAAAACCAGAAGATACGAATCAAAGTAAAATTGTTGATGCAAAAATTGACAGTGTAAAAAACAGCAAGCTTGCAAAGCTTTCAGAGTTTTTATCAACACATATTACCAAACCATATGCGGCTGAAGCGTTGCAGATGTATGTAAGCACTGATGGTTCTGCTTTTGACCTCGATAAAGCACAGCTATTTTTCGATCAGCTACCTAAGAAACAAAAAATAGCTGTATTAGGTAAGGATATTACAGCCAGCTTAATAAAACTAAAACAAAAAATCGTAACCATCAATATTTTAAAGAATGTTGATTTTTTTGATGGCTATGCCCAAACTGTTACCAATTCTGTTCCTAGAGGTGTAACCCGCATCACTAATTCCGAATACCTATACCAGTTAAATCCGAGCGAAATAAAGCAAATTGGCAATAACCTTAAGATTAAAGTTACAATTAAAGCGGGCTGCGATAATTACGATAGAATTGGCCGAGTGACTTTAGTTGTTATGCCAAAAGGTGAGAAATTTGACAAGGAAAAGGGTGAACGGTTTGAAATACTACGTATTATGACACCGTTCATGTACCGAAGTCGTCATCCAGACCATATACCTTACGAAGCTCAAATAGATCAGATGATTAGTACGATAAAACAAACCGATAAAGAAATGTATCTCGTAACAGAAGTATTTGGAACTACCGGAGCAGGCCAAAGAGAAGTAATCGGATGCGATGGTTCATTATTAACGTTCAACGTATCTGTTGATTTAATAAGCGACAAAAAAACAACCTTATCTTCGGAAAAAGCAATTTCCCTGTTAAGCTACTACAGTTTAGATGGAAAGGACAAAACAGCTGGAAAAAATAGTAAAGAGGTAGAATTTGAATTACCTGAAGACACCAAGACGACTGTTCTTTATCTTATTTCATCTGGTCATGGTGCAGCTGAAGGTGGAGAAGAATACAATTGGAGACAGCACATTATTGATTTGGATGCTAAAGAATATATACGTATAGATATGAACCAGGACTGTACACCTTACGAAATCTATAATACGCAACCAAATGGTATATATTTCGGAAACATCAGTAAAGAACGTCGTTCTTGGTGCCCAGGAGGACCAGTTCCTACTCGTGTTATCAATTTAGGACCACTAAAAAAAGGCAAGCATAGCATAAAGATAGCTATACCAGATGCCGAATTTGAGAAAACAGAAAGTAAATATTTAGTATCTGCTTATTTGATAACCCAATAA
- a CDS encoding NTF2 fold immunity protein: MENLSKLKGSAEFKNRILSKDDIKQITQSKGLLGISFINCPVQDDDILEISKLSKLVNVTLENTRITDRSLEYLAELPNLNYLFITQANVSGQGFEYFIGHKKLNCVWACHTQLNDETLKIVAQLPKLSILRIDATAVTFEGLMSIAGNPKIEIVANDLFSKEQLEQFEQEQRTLAKKKKSVNSQDITDASQKLLLFFNAMTEWEKYAAIHGFTNETSLRCKLLFQEHCTYKTRKGYRPDGLYYSNGLNHTYSTHKIVDSEQSTKNKIYLFTKDHIDFQYRFILVRNDDEWMVDDAQRLDGGWKKVGL, translated from the coding sequence ATGGAGAATTTAAGTAAATTAAAAGGTAGTGCCGAATTTAAAAATCGAATACTTTCGAAAGATGATATTAAGCAGATCACACAGTCTAAAGGACTTTTAGGAATTTCCTTTATAAATTGTCCTGTTCAGGATGACGATATTTTGGAAATTTCTAAACTTAGCAAATTGGTCAATGTTACGCTTGAAAATACCCGTATAACAGATCGCTCGCTTGAATATTTAGCGGAACTGCCAAATTTAAATTACTTGTTTATTACGCAGGCGAATGTATCTGGGCAAGGCTTTGAATATTTCATTGGACATAAAAAGTTGAACTGTGTTTGGGCCTGTCATACCCAATTAAATGATGAAACGTTGAAGATTGTTGCGCAGTTGCCTAAACTTAGTATATTGAGAATTGATGCTACAGCTGTTACATTTGAAGGTTTAATGTCAATTGCAGGTAATCCAAAGATTGAGATTGTTGCGAATGATCTATTTAGTAAGGAGCAACTAGAGCAGTTTGAGCAAGAACAAAGAACCTTAGCCAAGAAAAAGAAATCGGTTAATTCACAAGATATTACTGATGCTTCCCAAAAACTACTGCTATTTTTTAATGCGATGACTGAATGGGAGAAATATGCCGCTATACATGGTTTTACGAATGAAACAAGTTTAAGATGTAAGTTACTTTTTCAGGAACATTGTACTTATAAAACTCGTAAAGGTTATCGACCAGATGGTTTATATTATTCCAACGGACTTAACCATACGTATTCGACTCACAAGATTGTGGATAGTGAGCAGTCAACAAAAAATAAGATCTATCTTTTTACCAAAGACCATATTGATTTTCAGTATCGTTTTATCTTGGTTCGAAATGATGATGAGTGGATGGTAGATGATGCACAAAGATTAGATGGAGGTTGGAAAAAAGTCGGATTGTAA
- a CDS encoding class I SAM-dependent methyltransferase, producing the protein MKKEEIDFLRHNESAWNKQALDQNEWSQPVNSALINAAKQGIWDVHLTPKPLPKQWLGDIRDKKILCLASAGGQQAPILAAAGAKVVVFDLSEEQLRQDSIVAQRDGLSLETIQGNMKDLRIFDDHSFDIVFHPISNHYVEDVNPVWKETYRVLKKGGFLLASFFNPVVFIGDRNPQEITDGIIRPKFKLPYADLKDLDANDIERKIERQEALVFGHTLADLIGGQLRAGFMIADFIEDSQPRPRFLIDQYLPTFIATKAVKL; encoded by the coding sequence ATGAAAAAGGAGGAAATAGATTTTTTAAGGCATAATGAATCAGCTTGGAATAAACAGGCATTGGATCAAAATGAATGGTCTCAGCCTGTAAACTCAGCTTTAATTAATGCTGCTAAACAAGGCATATGGGATGTACATCTTACCCCAAAGCCTTTACCTAAACAATGGTTAGGTGATATTAGGGATAAAAAGATACTTTGTCTTGCTTCAGCTGGGGGGCAGCAGGCTCCCATATTGGCAGCAGCAGGTGCCAAGGTTGTCGTTTTTGATCTTTCAGAAGAACAGCTGAGACAAGATTCAATCGTTGCACAGCGAGATGGACTTTCTCTGGAAACGATTCAGGGAAATATGAAAGATCTGAGAATATTTGATGATCACTCATTTGATATTGTCTTTCATCCGATATCAAATCATTACGTCGAAGATGTAAATCCAGTATGGAAGGAGACTTATCGTGTGCTAAAAAAAGGTGGATTTTTACTGGCTAGTTTTTTTAATCCAGTTGTATTTATTGGGGATAGAAATCCCCAGGAAATTACCGACGGTATAATTAGGCCCAAATTCAAGTTGCCATATGCAGATCTGAAAGATTTGGATGCTAACGATATTGAGAGAAAGATTGAGAGACAGGAAGCACTGGTTTTTGGTCATACTTTAGCGGATCTTATCGGTGGACAATTGCGAGCGGGATTTATGATTGCTGATTTTATAGAAGATTCGCAGCCTCGACCACGATTCTTAATAGATCAGTATCTCCCCACTTTTATTGCAACGAAGGCTGTTAAGCTATAA
- a CDS encoding DUF808 domain-containing protein yields MASGIFAILDDIAALMDDVAVTSKIAASKTAGILGDDLAVNAEKATGFLSSREIPVLWAITKGSFINKIIIVPIALLLNVFFPIAIKFILIIGGIYLAYEGVEKIIEYLFHRQKTGHEVVVESEENNSEAEKIKVKSAITTDFILSVEIVIIALGTVLNESLTIQILTVAVVALFATVGVYGIVALIVRMDDAGYKLIKRSNDEGAVSKLGHLLVNSLPVVIKVLAVVGTIALILVSGGIFEHNIDYLHHFLPQVPSLLKQIAYGAVAGLTAVLLMTGGKKIFAKSK; encoded by the coding sequence ATGGCTTCAGGTATATTTGCAATATTGGATGATATTGCTGCTTTAATGGATGATGTTGCGGTTACTAGTAAGATAGCAGCAAGTAAAACCGCAGGAATTCTAGGCGACGATTTGGCTGTAAATGCTGAGAAAGCCACAGGATTTCTATCTTCTCGTGAAATTCCTGTGCTATGGGCTATTACAAAAGGTTCATTTATTAATAAAATTATAATTGTTCCGATTGCACTGTTATTGAATGTTTTCTTTCCTATTGCCATCAAGTTTATTTTAATCATCGGAGGTATCTATTTAGCCTACGAAGGGGTTGAAAAAATTATAGAGTACCTTTTTCATCGCCAGAAAACAGGCCATGAAGTGGTTGTGGAAAGTGAAGAAAATAATAGTGAAGCTGAGAAAATAAAAGTGAAATCAGCGATTACCACGGATTTTATTTTATCTGTAGAGATTGTGATTATTGCTTTGGGAACTGTATTAAATGAGAGTCTGACCATTCAGATTTTAACAGTAGCGGTAGTTGCTTTATTTGCGACTGTTGGTGTTTATGGAATTGTCGCATTGATTGTACGTATGGACGATGCAGGGTATAAGCTGATCAAGAGATCTAATGATGAAGGTGCTGTCTCTAAGCTCGGGCACTTATTGGTAAATTCCTTACCAGTTGTTATCAAAGTATTAGCAGTAGTTGGAACAATTGCATTGATCTTAGTATCTGGTGGTATTTTTGAGCATAATATTGATTATTTGCATCATTTTTTACCTCAGGTTCCTTCATTATTGAAGCAAATAGCTTATGGTGCAGTTGCCGGTTTGACCGCAGTTTTGCTTATGACAGGGGGGAAGAAGATTTTTGCCAAAAGTAAGTAA
- a CDS encoding aminoglycoside 6-adenylyltransferase — MNDRNIKNKILNFAKKDDRVRAVLLNGSRANPKIKPDQYQDFDLLFIVTDIESFIADKDWTSFIGKVLIQQLPDQMLLGNDPDVDRITFAYLMIFEDENRVDLTLFPIDKFHSHFKSDSLTEVWVDKDLLFTKIAPANDHDYHIAKPTERMFIETCNEFWWVCTYVAKGLARREILYAKDTMERVIRPMFMNLIAWHIGVEKKFQVAFGKSGRFAEKHLDPKLYQSILQTYADTSIDNNWLALVQMMTLFKDLQKDLALHFEYRINVDEANNSYNYILKIRNSQ; from the coding sequence ATGAACGATAGAAACATAAAAAATAAAATTCTCAATTTTGCTAAAAAAGATGATCGGGTCCGCGCAGTTTTATTGAATGGTTCGCGTGCAAATCCTAAAATTAAGCCCGATCAATACCAAGATTTTGATCTATTATTTATTGTCACCGATATCGAATCTTTTATTGCTGACAAAGATTGGACCTCTTTTATTGGTAAAGTCTTGATACAGCAACTTCCCGATCAGATGTTGTTAGGAAATGATCCTGATGTAGATCGGATAACTTTTGCTTACTTAATGATTTTTGAAGATGAAAATCGAGTCGATCTAACTTTATTCCCTATCGATAAGTTCCACTCACATTTCAAAAGTGATAGTTTAACGGAAGTTTGGGTAGATAAAGATTTACTTTTTACTAAGATCGCTCCTGCTAATGATCATGATTATCATATCGCTAAACCTACTGAAAGAATGTTCATAGAGACATGCAATGAGTTTTGGTGGGTCTGCACATATGTTGCTAAAGGACTTGCCCGCCGGGAAATTCTATATGCCAAAGATACGATGGAAAGAGTAATCCGTCCTATGTTCATGAATCTAATAGCTTGGCATATCGGGGTTGAAAAAAAATTTCAGGTTGCATTTGGTAAATCGGGAAGATTTGCAGAAAAACACCTTGATCCGAAATTGTACCAAAGCATATTGCAAACATATGCGGATACGTCTATTGATAATAATTGGCTAGCACTAGTACAGATGATGACTCTTTTTAAAGATCTGCAAAAAGACCTAGCACTACATTTTGAATATAGAATCAATGTAGATGAAGCTAATAACAGTTACAACTACATTTTGAAGATAAGAAATTCGCAATAG
- a CDS encoding pirin family protein — translation MKNVEIIAKPQAAHFVGDGFRVHNLIPSIASASRMSPFIMLDYNSTYHFPPSEIPKGVGVHPHRGFETVTIAYKGRVEHGDSSGGGGVIKEGDVQWMTAASGILHKEFHETEWSKTGGDFQMVQLWVNLPAKDKMSTPKYQAIANNEQTKVKLDQGEIEVIAGEYQGNKGPASTFTPMHVMNAKLEAGGKASFSFPAHYNTAMIVIEGNVLINGKDKAPTDHFVMFGNEGEEFNVQALDEAVVLIMSGEPILEPIVSHGPFVMNTRAEINQAFEDFQTGKFGYLAD, via the coding sequence ATGAAAAATGTAGAAATTATTGCAAAACCGCAAGCAGCTCACTTTGTTGGAGATGGATTTCGAGTACATAATTTAATACCAAGTATTGCTTCCGCTAGTAGGATGAGTCCATTTATTATGCTGGATTATAACTCAACTTACCATTTTCCGCCAAGTGAAATTCCAAAAGGAGTGGGAGTACATCCACATCGTGGATTTGAAACCGTAACCATTGCCTATAAAGGTCGTGTAGAGCACGGAGATAGTTCTGGTGGCGGCGGAGTTATTAAAGAAGGTGATGTTCAATGGATGACTGCTGCATCTGGTATATTGCATAAGGAATTTCATGAAACAGAATGGAGTAAAACCGGAGGAGACTTTCAGATGGTACAGTTGTGGGTCAATTTACCTGCAAAAGATAAGATGAGTACACCAAAATATCAAGCTATTGCAAATAACGAGCAAACTAAAGTGAAACTCGATCAAGGAGAGATTGAAGTGATTGCAGGAGAGTATCAGGGAAATAAAGGGCCAGCGTCAACTTTCACACCCATGCATGTTATGAATGCAAAATTGGAAGCTGGAGGAAAAGCATCCTTTTCTTTCCCGGCACATTATAATACTGCCATGATTGTCATTGAAGGAAATGTGCTAATAAATGGTAAAGATAAGGCTCCAACAGACCATTTTGTTATGTTCGGAAATGAAGGAGAGGAATTTAATGTTCAGGCGTTAGATGAGGCGGTAGTATTGATTATGAGCGGAGAGCCTATTTTAGAGCCTATTGTAAGTCACGGACCATTTGTGATGAATACTAGAGCAGAAATCAATCAGGCATTTGAGGATTTTCAAACAGGTAAGTTCGGATATCTGGCTGATTAA
- a CDS encoding metallophosphoesterase family protein, whose protein sequence is MIQIAIFSDIHGNLPALNAVLADIQSKNIYYKYCLGDLVDFAPWGNEVIELIKNEKIPCLMGNHDERIAFDLPIIPLEKHDAEETENRIIAIKHSKETITHENKLFLGQLPYLMQLDFKVKHKHWKIQLIHGSLESNEAYLYASEPNSTFEDIFFKTHADIIVMGHTHLPFIKDIDKKWAINTGSVGRSKKMCKDATYLLVELHEDRIHTEIIQVPFDIIAVAHEIKASGIPDFYAKFLLSE, encoded by the coding sequence ATGATTCAGATTGCCATTTTTAGTGATATACACGGAAACCTTCCTGCACTGAATGCAGTACTAGCAGATATTCAATCAAAAAACATTTATTATAAATATTGCTTAGGTGATCTTGTGGACTTTGCTCCCTGGGGTAATGAAGTGATCGAACTGATCAAAAACGAAAAAATCCCCTGCTTAATGGGGAATCACGATGAACGTATAGCTTTCGATCTACCCATTATCCCATTAGAAAAACATGATGCTGAAGAAACTGAGAACCGCATAATTGCCATTAAACACAGTAAGGAAACTATCACACATGAAAATAAATTATTCTTGGGGCAGCTCCCTTACTTAATGCAGTTGGACTTTAAGGTCAAACATAAGCACTGGAAGATTCAATTGATTCACGGAAGTCTAGAAAGCAATGAAGCATATCTTTATGCATCAGAACCCAACAGTACTTTTGAAGATATCTTCTTTAAAACTCATGCTGATATAATAGTTATGGGTCATACACATCTCCCTTTCATCAAAGATATTGACAAAAAATGGGCAATCAACACAGGTTCCGTGGGAAGATCAAAAAAGATGTGCAAAGATGCAACTTATCTTTTAGTCGAACTTCATGAAGACCGAATACATACCGAAATCATACAGGTTCCATTTGATATTATTGCGGTAGCTCATGAAATAAAAGCTAGTGGTATACCTGATTTTTATGCGAAATTTCTACTCTCTGAATAA
- a CDS encoding peptidylprolyl isomerase, producing the protein MKNIILSLLCLFFATVVKSQTHQLLFKTAYGNIKVVLYDYTPAHRDLILNAIKTQVYKDALFNRIISDFVVQGGEHDIDIEKRESADPAREKPRLAAEFDPRAFHKVGALGAGRDGNAEKASFLNQIYFVVGKKIIAKELDDLEVKKKIKYTPEQRATYLKIGGQPRLDHDFTVFGEIYEGLDVILKISKVKTDSQDYPVQPVNFELSEIKN; encoded by the coding sequence ATGAAAAATATCATCCTTTCTCTTTTATGTTTATTTTTTGCAACGGTTGTCAAAAGTCAGACGCACCAGTTGCTCTTTAAGACAGCGTATGGCAATATTAAAGTTGTCTTATATGACTATACACCAGCTCATCGGGATTTAATTTTAAATGCAATCAAGACTCAGGTGTACAAAGACGCTTTATTCAATCGTATTATTTCAGATTTTGTAGTGCAGGGGGGAGAGCATGATATTGATATTGAGAAGCGTGAATCTGCGGATCCGGCCAGAGAAAAACCTCGTCTAGCGGCTGAGTTTGATCCAAGAGCATTTCATAAAGTTGGAGCATTGGGGGCAGGAAGGGATGGAAATGCGGAGAAGGCCTCTTTCCTTAATCAGATCTATTTTGTCGTAGGAAAAAAAATAATAGCAAAAGAGCTTGATGATCTGGAAGTGAAGAAAAAAATAAAATATACTCCTGAGCAAAGAGCAACATATTTAAAAATTGGAGGACAGCCCCGTTTAGATCATGATTTTACCGTCTTTGGAGAAATATATGAAGGACTGGATGTCATTCTAAAGATCAGTAAAGTAAAAACAGACAGTCAGGATTACCCAGTACAGCCCGTTAATTTTGAGTTGTCAGAGATTAAGAATTAA
- the folB gene encoding dihydroneopterin aldolase, translating into MKIVQTVFLEDVRVFAPIGFYVEEQLLGNEFLVNVSVKFDAGIDDHENLDKTVNYEILYQIIHRVMKPKRKLLESAAHEILKAIHDHFSFAKTIDVSIKKMNPPFGGDAAHSKVAVQYSCI; encoded by the coding sequence ATGAAGATAGTACAAACCGTTTTTTTGGAAGATGTTCGCGTATTTGCTCCGATTGGATTTTATGTAGAAGAGCAACTATTAGGTAATGAATTTCTGGTAAACGTTTCCGTAAAGTTTGATGCAGGTATTGATGACCACGAGAATTTAGATAAGACCGTGAATTATGAGATTTTGTATCAGATCATCCATCGGGTCATGAAACCCAAAAGGAAGTTATTAGAATCTGCTGCTCATGAAATACTAAAGGCTATACATGATCATTTTTCATTTGCAAAAACAATAGATGTTTCTATAAAAAAAATGAATCCTCCCTTTGGTGGAGATGCTGCGCATTCTAAAGTTGCTGTTCAATACTCTTGCATTTAG
- a CDS encoding FKBP-type peptidyl-prolyl cis-trans isomerase, translating into MANATGYLKKLRLEAKKNLVEGEAFLKENALRGTVVSLPSGLQYEVIEEGNGKIPKLTDSVKCFYEGRLINGTVFDSTAKKKKPVSFPVNEVIAGWTEALQLMKEGSKWRLYIPSSLGYGELSVSKEISGNATLIFEVEVVSVH; encoded by the coding sequence ATGGCTAACGCGACAGGATATTTAAAAAAGTTACGCTTAGAGGCAAAAAAAAATTTGGTAGAAGGTGAAGCATTTCTTAAAGAAAATGCATTGCGTGGTACTGTGGTCAGCCTGCCTTCTGGTTTGCAGTATGAGGTAATAGAAGAGGGCAATGGTAAGATTCCTAAACTAACCGATAGTGTAAAATGTTTTTATGAAGGACGCCTTATCAATGGAACTGTTTTTGACTCAACCGCCAAGAAGAAGAAACCTGTATCTTTTCCAGTGAATGAAGTGATAGCTGGATGGACAGAAGCACTGCAGCTCATGAAAGAAGGCAGTAAATGGCGTTTGTATATACCATCTTCGCTCGGATATGGAGAATTAAGTGTTTCGAAAGAAATTAGCGGAAATGCTACACTAATTTTTGAAGTAGAGGTTGTGTCTGTTCATTAA